In the genome of Paenibacillus sp. FSL R5-0766, one region contains:
- a CDS encoding ribulose-phosphate 3-epimerase, producing the protein MKIGPSIMCANPLKLQDELDAVAAADWLHIDIMDGHLVPNFTFGIEATQRIINYTPLKCEIHLMSDKPFEHLDLFISLAPDIITIHPEVIHDPLRVIYKIKSAGIKAGIAINPSISLNNLSELLREVDQFIIMGVNPGFIGQKLLKPSLTKALHLANILKHQNLNQDIILDGGVKLDNLHVIYESQVDGIVVGTGIFHHSGGTEEAVKQFKQTTRNLHKTLT; encoded by the coding sequence GTGAAAATTGGTCCTTCTATAATGTGTGCGAACCCGCTAAAACTTCAAGACGAATTAGATGCTGTAGCAGCAGCAGACTGGTTGCATATCGATATTATGGACGGCCATCTTGTTCCTAATTTCACCTTCGGAATAGAAGCAACTCAAAGAATTATAAACTATACCCCTCTGAAATGTGAAATTCATCTAATGAGTGATAAGCCGTTTGAACATTTAGATCTCTTTATTAGTTTAGCACCCGACATAATTACTATTCACCCCGAGGTCATCCATGACCCTCTAAGAGTTATTTATAAAATAAAGAGTGCTGGAATAAAGGCCGGTATCGCCATTAATCCTAGCATATCTCTAAATAATTTGAGTGAACTCCTTAGAGAAGTGGACCAATTTATTATTATGGGCGTAAATCCAGGCTTTATTGGTCAAAAATTATTAAAGCCTTCATTGACAAAAGCATTACATTTAGCAAACATTCTTAAACATCAGAATTTAAACCAAGATATTATACTGGATGGTGGAGTGAAGTTGGATAATCTCCATGTAATTTACGAGAGTCAGGTCGACGGGATTGTAGTTGGAACAGGTATTTTTCATCATAGTGGCGGAACAGAAGAGGCTGTTAAACAATTCAAACAAACAACTAGAAATCTACATAAGACCTTAACTTAA
- the aepX gene encoding phosphoenolpyruvate mutase, producing the protein MYNKQKKLRDALYSRNIVKVVGAHDALSAIIGEQVGFDAIWASGLGISATHGVPDASILNMTEFLEAAEVMDKATSIPVIADCDTGFGEVNNVKRMITEYERRGIAAVCIEDKLFPKRNSFLAGGQHLADIDEFSTKIEVAKRTQRTEDFMVIARLESFIAGTGLEDALRRARSYTDAGADALLVHSKSKDTEEVFSFSSRWQQENRNVPLIVVPTTYCSVEIEELVRHHYSMVIYANQALRASVSSIQNVLSNIIESGTSRYIEDEVAEVKKVFNLIGTDDLNQTQQWYEGRLVEYRESGVEIPR; encoded by the coding sequence ATGTACAATAAACAAAAAAAATTGCGAGACGCTTTGTATTCCCGGAATATTGTGAAAGTTGTCGGAGCTCATGATGCTTTGTCCGCTATCATTGGTGAACAAGTTGGTTTTGATGCTATTTGGGCTAGTGGACTGGGAATTTCAGCAACTCATGGCGTACCTGATGCGAGCATTCTTAATATGACAGAATTTTTAGAGGCAGCTGAAGTTATGGATAAAGCAACCAGTATACCGGTAATAGCTGATTGTGATACTGGTTTTGGTGAAGTGAATAATGTTAAAAGGATGATTACCGAGTACGAGAGAAGAGGGATTGCTGCCGTTTGTATAGAAGACAAGCTTTTCCCTAAGAGAAACAGTTTTTTAGCGGGCGGCCAACATCTTGCGGATATTGACGAGTTTTCTACCAAAATTGAGGTTGCTAAACGCACACAACGTACAGAAGATTTTATGGTCATTGCCCGACTTGAATCGTTTATTGCAGGAACTGGTTTGGAAGATGCGTTGAGAAGGGCAAGATCGTATACAGATGCTGGGGCGGACGCTCTTTTAGTACATTCCAAATCCAAGGATACAGAAGAGGTTTTCTCATTTTCTTCTCGATGGCAACAAGAAAACAGAAACGTTCCTCTAATCGTTGTACCGACTACCTATTGTAGTGTTGAGATAGAGGAACTCGTTCGGCATCACTACAGTATGGTGATTTATGCTAATCAGGCATTAAGGGCTTCCGTGAGCTCTATACAAAATGTATTGAGTAATATCATTGAATCGGGTACGAGTAGGTACATCGAGGATGAAGTGGCGGAAGTGAAAAAGGTTTTTAACCTTATAGGTACAGATGACTTAAATCAAACTCAGCAATGGTATGAAGGGCGTCTTGTAGAATACAGGGAAAGTGGTGTGGAAATACCAAGATGA
- a CDS encoding phosphoribosyltransferase family protein, with protein sequence MIKKYDWDAFEQDMDRICHKMGDTEWDLIIGIARGGLPLAVALSHRFNCKNFGVVVARKTNSEDAFDLDSTMKVIAEPALPELKQVYNVLIVDDIVALGDGFSIVENLIINKYGDNINVQFVSLFADFEQIKQDKYSGIISRMFSPNPINNKLVWVEFPWEREGVTHV encoded by the coding sequence ATGATTAAAAAATATGACTGGGATGCGTTCGAACAAGACATGGATCGTATTTGTCACAAGATGGGTGATACGGAATGGGATTTGATCATAGGGATTGCAAGAGGGGGATTGCCATTAGCTGTAGCGTTATCTCACAGATTCAATTGCAAAAATTTTGGAGTTGTTGTTGCGAGAAAAACGAATAGTGAGGATGCTTTTGATTTGGATTCAACTATGAAAGTGATTGCTGAGCCTGCTCTTCCTGAATTGAAGCAAGTTTACAATGTGCTTATCGTTGATGATATTGTTGCACTTGGCGATGGATTTTCTATAGTTGAGAACCTTATCATTAATAAGTATGGGGACAATATTAATGTTCAGTTTGTGTCATTGTTTGCAGATTTCGAACAAATTAAACAAGATAAATACAGCGGAATTATAAGTCGCATGTTTTCTCCTAATCCTATTAACAATAAATTAGTTTGGGTGGAATTTCCTTGGGAGAGAGAAGGTGTGACTCATGTTTAA
- the prs gene encoding ribose-phosphate diphosphokinase: MFKVWLGPASTHLADKLNQYPNIHQLKSSIRFFPDGESCIKLEEDITNEDVIIIQNTSPPQDENLRHLFQMVDVLRFNRARTITCIVPYLAYSRQDRRTHPGEPFSLEIVVKILELLGVNTLVTFELHNSNINVETHVEIINISTDDLFVDWIRGIEIERPILICPDKGSRNRIQKIAGILDIPFLALNKYKNLNGETWYENEVEVEGTTAIIIDDLCSSGSTLIPLCQHLMSNGASRIKYGVTHFFADSSYIQEKVDADLEIYCTDTIPSCQSSVSIEKLIYSFITLERSDVL, encoded by the coding sequence ATGTTTAAAGTGTGGCTAGGCCCGGCGTCTACTCATCTCGCAGATAAATTGAACCAATATCCAAATATTCATCAATTAAAAAGCAGCATCCGTTTTTTCCCTGATGGGGAATCCTGCATCAAACTTGAAGAAGATATAACAAATGAAGATGTCATTATCATTCAAAATACCAGTCCACCTCAAGATGAGAATCTTCGCCACTTGTTTCAGATGGTTGATGTTCTAAGGTTTAATAGAGCAAGGACTATAACTTGCATTGTTCCTTATCTGGCCTACTCTAGACAAGACAGAAGAACACATCCGGGCGAGCCTTTCTCTTTGGAAATAGTAGTAAAGATATTGGAATTATTAGGAGTAAACACATTGGTCACTTTTGAGCTTCATAATTCGAATATTAATGTTGAAACGCATGTAGAAATTATAAATATAAGTACAGACGATTTATTCGTCGATTGGATTCGTGGAATAGAGATCGAACGACCGATTTTGATTTGCCCGGATAAAGGAAGCCGAAATCGTATTCAGAAAATTGCAGGTATTCTAGATATTCCATTTCTTGCTTTAAACAAATATAAGAACCTGAATGGGGAGACATGGTATGAAAACGAGGTGGAGGTAGAAGGAACCACAGCAATCATAATAGACGATCTATGTTCCTCTGGCTCAACTCTCATTCCCTTATGTCAGCATTTAATGAGCAATGGTGCTTCTCGTATTAAGTATGGTGTCACTCATTTCTTTGCAGACTCTTCTTATATTCAAGAGAAAGTGGATGCAGATTTAGAGATTTATTGTACAGATACTATTCCTTCCTGTCAGAGTTCTGTTAGTATAGAAAAATTAATTTATTCATTTATAACACTTGAAAGAAGTGATGTGCTGTGA
- a CDS encoding type II glyceraldehyde-3-phosphate dehydrogenase produces the protein MKKTKVGIVGYGTIGKRVAEAVRLQDDMELVGVVFRRLNTNALTAQIQGIPIYLSDINLNDDFLQVDIEPLGDIKDLLENVSIIVDCTPRGQAEKNLLLYREYNVSVILQGGESERLGVTYNSFINTTDVKNETLIRVASCNTTGIVRILHALLQVFDIKHVFVTLVRCGTDPDKSSKGIVNGLSITTDKSHHANDVNLLLPDIEIYTKAVAAPMTHGHLLIFSIDIDREYHSEGVKKRFAEHPRIQLLPQKYSQSTSSIEQSYSHRKRGDRPFVIILEDSIEVVGQKLYFMASIHMESIVVPETIDSIRAKFSNLMAEEIIYKTDKALGINKGMESYQVK, from the coding sequence ATGAAAAAAACTAAAGTCGGGATTGTTGGTTATGGCACGATTGGAAAAAGAGTTGCGGAGGCTGTCAGACTTCAAGATGACATGGAACTGGTAGGTGTCGTGTTTAGAAGATTAAATACTAATGCTCTTACTGCTCAAATTCAAGGCATTCCTATATATTTAAGTGATATTAATTTAAATGATGATTTCCTTCAAGTGGATATTGAACCACTGGGAGATATTAAAGATCTCTTAGAAAATGTAAGTATTATTGTGGATTGTACACCCAGAGGACAAGCCGAGAAGAACTTACTTTTATACCGCGAGTACAACGTTTCCGTTATTCTTCAAGGAGGAGAGAGTGAAAGGCTGGGTGTGACCTACAATTCTTTTATCAACACCACTGATGTTAAAAATGAAACATTGATCAGAGTTGCGAGCTGCAACACTACAGGTATAGTGAGGATTTTACATGCGTTATTACAAGTGTTTGATATAAAACATGTATTTGTCACCCTGGTGAGATGCGGCACAGATCCGGATAAAAGCTCAAAAGGGATAGTTAATGGATTGTCCATAACTACAGACAAGTCTCACCATGCTAATGATGTAAATCTCTTGCTTCCTGATATAGAGATATATACGAAGGCGGTTGCTGCACCCATGACGCATGGACATCTTCTTATATTCTCTATTGATATCGATAGAGAATATCATTCAGAAGGTGTAAAAAAGAGATTTGCAGAGCATCCCAGAATTCAACTGCTGCCTCAAAAATATAGTCAGAGTACTTCGAGCATTGAACAATCTTATTCTCATAGAAAGAGAGGGGATCGACCATTTGTAATTATACTTGAAGACTCTATTGAAGTTGTAGGTCAGAAATTATACTTTATGGCCTCTATTCATATGGAATCCATTGTGGTCCCGGAAACGATCGACTCCATTAGGGCGAAATTTTCAAATTTGATGGCAGAAGAAATCATCTATAAGACAGATAAGGCCCTGGGCATTAATAAAGGAATGGAATCCTACCAAGTGAAATAA
- a CDS encoding homocitrate synthase family protein — protein sequence MNKLWLEDTTLREGEQSPGVSFNLEEKVQIAKYLDSVGVTAIEVGTPAMGGPETEAISAILNAGISARLIGWNRGRKSDLEASFACGLNSVHIGLPASDHHLQNKFEKSREWVVETMQELVQYAKSQGAWVSVSAEDSGRAEEDFLVHYAKAAKEAGADRMRCSDTIGILTPFKAHDLFRKISIESGLPIMAHMHNDFGLATANTLAAVKGGATHVHFTVNGLGERAGLAPIDEVLLGLIKHNQIDLNVNLSLLKELSEYVSVASGRPISKNKAVTGDAMFAHESGIHVDGVLKIPEAFEPYPPELVGGERKIVIGKHSGSNAILYILHKHNVNAQRDELEKVVEQVRYKAVTSKQEITDEEVISIYEEYKQVRLT from the coding sequence ATGAATAAATTATGGCTGGAAGATACTACTTTGCGTGAAGGTGAACAATCCCCAGGGGTTTCCTTCAATCTTGAAGAGAAAGTTCAAATTGCAAAATATCTCGATTCTGTTGGTGTTACTGCGATTGAAGTGGGAACTCCTGCAATGGGAGGACCAGAAACAGAAGCTATTTCTGCCATTCTCAATGCAGGCATTTCTGCGCGTTTGATAGGATGGAATCGTGGAAGAAAGTCTGACTTGGAAGCTTCGTTTGCATGTGGATTGAATTCTGTACATATCGGTCTCCCTGCTTCAGACCACCATTTACAAAACAAGTTTGAGAAATCTAGAGAATGGGTAGTCGAAACGATGCAAGAGTTGGTTCAGTATGCTAAAAGCCAAGGAGCATGGGTATCGGTCAGTGCAGAGGATAGTGGCAGAGCCGAAGAAGATTTTTTGGTTCATTATGCGAAGGCCGCCAAAGAGGCAGGAGCAGACCGAATGAGATGCTCAGACACCATCGGAATATTAACTCCCTTTAAGGCACATGATCTGTTTAGAAAAATTTCGATAGAGTCTGGATTGCCTATTATGGCACATATGCATAATGACTTCGGACTAGCTACTGCGAATACACTTGCTGCAGTCAAAGGCGGTGCTACCCATGTTCACTTTACAGTGAATGGTTTAGGCGAAAGGGCAGGGTTAGCTCCGATCGACGAGGTATTGTTAGGACTTATCAAACATAATCAGATTGATTTAAATGTGAATTTGTCCCTTTTAAAGGAACTCAGTGAATATGTTTCTGTTGCTTCTGGAAGACCTATTTCCAAAAATAAAGCTGTCACCGGGGATGCTATGTTTGCACATGAATCAGGCATTCACGTAGACGGTGTTCTTAAAATCCCGGAAGCGTTTGAGCCTTATCCACCGGAATTAGTCGGAGGTGAGAGGAAAATTGTAATAGGGAAACATAGTGGCAGTAATGCAATTCTTTATATCCTCCATAAACATAATGTGAATGCCCAAAGAGATGAGTTGGAGAAAGTTGTAGAACAGGTTAGATATAAAGCCGTTACTTCCAAGCAAGAAATAACAGATGAAGAAGTGATCTCAATCTATGAAGAGTACAAACAAGTCAGATTAACGTGA
- a CDS encoding 3-isopropylmalate dehydratase large subunit, with the protein MGKTVIEKILSNKSNTDVTAGDIVIANLDLVMAQDGNAPLAIKMLKEEFNTNKVFDNEKVVMVIDHCGPAPNQGAANLQQIMRSFASEADIKLFDSGEGVSHVLLPEQGWVKPGDFVIGSDSHTVTYGALNCLGTGMGSTDITVGMYTGQAWVRVPESIKINLIGILPHSASAKDLALELVRLIGVSGATNMCLEIAGEGLQSLNMDHRFTICNMAIEMGGKCAIMPLDEVCQDYLHKRLGHQLSGIWSDSDADYVAEHTIDLSTLEPLVALPHNLENIVPLKEVEGKPVNICFLGTCTNGRISDMEAAANILKGQKVHSDIRLNITPGSREVYKKSLELGYIEIFIEAGAVITPPGCGACIGTHLGVPGDGEYVLSTANRNFKGRMGNANSFIILGSPETVAATAIKGYLTASSDVGKESAAYYEF; encoded by the coding sequence ATGGGGAAAACGGTAATCGAGAAAATTTTATCAAACAAATCGAACACGGATGTGACTGCGGGAGATATCGTGATTGCCAATTTGGATTTGGTAATGGCACAGGATGGAAATGCACCCTTGGCAATCAAAATGCTGAAAGAGGAATTTAATACAAATAAAGTTTTTGATAATGAAAAAGTGGTAATGGTGATAGATCATTGTGGCCCAGCACCAAACCAAGGAGCTGCTAACTTGCAGCAGATTATGAGGAGTTTTGCATCAGAAGCGGATATTAAGTTGTTTGATTCTGGCGAAGGTGTGTCCCATGTATTGTTGCCAGAACAAGGGTGGGTTAAGCCTGGTGACTTTGTCATCGGGTCTGATTCTCATACCGTAACCTATGGGGCTCTAAATTGTTTAGGAACCGGAATGGGCTCAACTGACATAACAGTTGGGATGTATACAGGGCAAGCTTGGGTAAGGGTACCTGAAAGTATCAAAATCAATTTAATTGGTATATTACCTCATTCTGCAAGCGCCAAAGACCTTGCTTTAGAGCTGGTTAGACTAATTGGTGTAAGTGGGGCAACAAATATGTGTTTGGAAATAGCAGGTGAAGGGCTACAGAGCTTAAATATGGATCATCGTTTTACAATTTGTAATATGGCCATTGAGATGGGGGGCAAATGTGCAATTATGCCTCTTGATGAAGTGTGTCAAGATTATCTTCATAAAAGATTAGGCCACCAATTAAGTGGCATTTGGTCTGACAGTGATGCAGATTACGTCGCAGAACACACGATTGATCTGTCTACTTTGGAGCCATTGGTTGCACTTCCTCATAATCTGGAAAATATAGTGCCTCTAAAAGAGGTTGAAGGTAAACCGGTTAATATATGTTTTCTGGGAACTTGTACGAATGGGCGAATATCTGATATGGAAGCAGCTGCCAATATATTGAAGGGGCAGAAGGTACATTCTGATATTCGTCTCAATATCACTCCAGGGTCTAGAGAAGTTTATAAAAAATCCCTTGAATTGGGCTACATTGAAATTTTCATTGAAGCAGGTGCGGTTATCACTCCTCCAGGATGTGGTGCCTGTATAGGTACACATTTAGGTGTGCCGGGAGACGGGGAGTATGTACTCTCGACAGCCAATCGTAACTTTAAAGGGAGAATGGGGAATGCGAATTCTTTCATTATTTTAGGGTCTCCGGAAACTGTGGCTGCTACTGCCATTAAGGGCTATTTAACAGCAAGTTCGGATGTTGGGAAGGAGTCAGCGGCTTATTATGAATTTTAA
- a CDS encoding non-canonical purine NTP pyrophosphatase, with amino-acid sequence MKIVLATWNKSKKQWLSKGLKSLNFPVFTLENYHHTDISDVEETGDTCEDNALLKVQAIPNDGESIIIGEDSGLFVNALNGFPGVKTARWMEGTDDDRAEQIVTKMNNESNREAYFQSAIAAIFPNGQSVVVEAKLHGEITTEKRGDKDSGYSQIFELSSGKTIAEMEAGEFEQNDHRRMAIEKLKAMIEGNAYAAKSEY; translated from the coding sequence ATGAAAATCGTATTAGCAACATGGAACAAGTCGAAAAAGCAGTGGTTAAGTAAGGGGCTGAAATCATTAAATTTCCCAGTATTCACCTTAGAGAATTATCATCATACGGATATTAGTGATGTTGAGGAAACCGGGGATACGTGTGAGGACAATGCTTTATTGAAAGTACAAGCGATCCCTAACGATGGTGAATCAATCATTATTGGTGAAGACTCGGGGCTCTTTGTGAATGCGTTGAATGGTTTTCCAGGTGTTAAAACTGCAAGATGGATGGAAGGTACGGATGATGACAGAGCGGAGCAAATCGTAACGAAAATGAATAATGAAAGCAATAGAGAGGCGTATTTTCAAAGTGCAATTGCGGCGATTTTTCCCAACGGTCAATCTGTTGTAGTGGAGGCTAAACTGCATGGAGAGATAACAACTGAAAAAAGAGGAGATAAAGATTCAGGATATTCTCAAATTTTCGAGCTCTCCAGCGGGAAAACCATAGCCGAAATGGAAGCTGGTGAATTTGAACAAAATGACCACAGGCGAATGGCTATTGAGAAGCTAAAAGCAATGATAGAAGGGAATGCGTATGCAGCCAAATCTGAATATTAG
- a CDS encoding 3-isopropylmalate dehydratase — protein MNFKGKAHWFGDHINTDDIIAGKYKHESIDPDVLVKHIMENIRPHFYDEITSGDFIVAGENFGCGSSREQAPIIIKHAGITAVIAKSFARIFYRNAINIGLLLITCDTSKIREHDQIVYDPENRTLTVVERDLHIKTPALPREILDISKSGGLLNYIKKNGGFYA, from the coding sequence ATGAATTTTAAAGGGAAGGCTCATTGGTTTGGAGATCATATTAATACCGATGATATTATTGCTGGAAAGTATAAACATGAATCCATTGATCCTGATGTACTTGTGAAACATATAATGGAAAACATTAGACCTCATTTCTATGATGAGATTACTTCTGGAGATTTTATTGTGGCTGGCGAAAATTTCGGTTGTGGCTCTTCCAGAGAACAAGCTCCCATTATTATCAAACATGCGGGGATTACGGCTGTGATTGCAAAGTCATTTGCCAGGATCTTTTACAGAAACGCAATCAATATCGGATTGCTTCTCATTACTTGTGATACTTCTAAAATCAGAGAACATGATCAAATTGTATACGATCCTGAAAACAGGACGCTAACTGTTGTGGAACGAGATTTACATATAAAAACCCCGGCGCTTCCTCGAGAGATTCTTGATATTTCAAAAAGTGGAGGGCTATTAAACTACATCAAAAAAAATGGAGGCTTTTATGCATAG
- a CDS encoding isocitrate/isopropylmalate family dehydrogenase, translating into MHRSIDGVLIKGDGIGTELINATTEILSALTTVSFNWEEHHAGLEYYEKHNEIVPEETLRAIKSKGIALKGPFTTYAGKGQRSANWVIRRELDLYVCMRPIVSHHREIDILLIRENTEDLYGAIEWEAGDAAYAVKVATAAGCKRIASYAFKKAYEKKRNKVTIAHKANNLKKTEGMFLETAQRIGEQYSLLQTEDQLIDSLTADLVMHPENYDVILTTNTFGDILSSLGAGLLGSHALVPSASINRDIVLVEAAHGSAPELKGKNIANPTGLILASALLLEEIELHEEAKMIRLAIENVSKKNITTFDSGGQASTMEFAQEIKKEIKEMSLYA; encoded by the coding sequence ATGCATAGATCAATTGATGGGGTTTTAATTAAAGGGGACGGAATTGGAACTGAACTAATAAATGCTACTACTGAAATATTATCTGCGTTAACTACGGTCTCATTCAACTGGGAGGAGCATCACGCTGGTCTGGAGTATTATGAAAAGCATAATGAAATTGTACCGGAAGAGACCTTGAGAGCAATTAAGAGTAAAGGTATTGCGCTCAAGGGTCCGTTCACAACCTATGCAGGGAAAGGGCAAAGAAGCGCAAATTGGGTCATACGCAGGGAACTTGATTTGTATGTATGCATGAGACCTATCGTTTCTCATCATAGAGAGATTGATATTTTATTAATTCGTGAAAATACAGAAGATTTATATGGTGCTATAGAATGGGAGGCAGGTGATGCAGCCTATGCTGTTAAAGTTGCAACTGCGGCTGGCTGTAAGCGAATAGCCTCCTATGCATTTAAAAAAGCTTATGAAAAAAAGCGAAATAAAGTAACAATAGCTCATAAAGCAAATAATCTAAAAAAAACGGAAGGCATGTTTCTGGAAACAGCACAACGTATAGGGGAACAGTATTCTTTATTGCAGACGGAGGATCAATTAATTGACAGTCTGACAGCAGATTTGGTGATGCATCCTGAAAATTATGACGTTATCCTGACAACAAATACGTTCGGAGATATACTTTCGAGTTTAGGAGCCGGGTTGTTGGGGAGTCATGCATTAGTACCAAGTGCAAGTATTAATCGTGATATTGTTTTAGTTGAAGCCGCACATGGAAGTGCACCGGAACTAAAGGGGAAGAACATAGCCAATCCAACAGGTTTAATTCTTGCAAGTGCTCTTTTGTTAGAAGAAATTGAACTGCATGAGGAAGCCAAAATGATAAGGCTAGCTATTGAAAATGTTTCAAAAAAAAACATCACGACATTTGATAGTGGGGGACAAGCTTCCACAATGGAATTTGCACAAGAAATCAAAAAAGAAATTAAGGAAATGAGTCTTTATGCATGA
- a CDS encoding S9 family peptidase, producing MIQFPKPDVEQYFQTYRISHFAVSADEKRLFMDSNLNGQPNIWAMDLPGGYPYPLTYLNQSSQFIKADPQGRHLLTAFDRDGDENYHLYALPPEGGVPLPVVPAEANDRCYFSELSEDGQRLYYVTSAGNPNYLNSRRIDLETGEDELLYSGEEVTSSLVAVSPDEKSYVILKMYSNTYQTAHLYRNNEEMVILPASERYSQVSDLIFADDNRLLFITNDDSAYAYVAEYRIDTREFRLLCRIEGEDVEFIRWHQASETLYFWTLTGPENRMYVLGKNADEPRRIEMPLDTIEQVNVTKAGNVYILGRGAIQPHNIYRKIAGAESWEPLTANRVTGLDPSDLVYPDVIQYNSYDGLEIEALLFKAKPEQANGYTVFWPHGGPQASEAKFFRPMFQMMLAQGYHVFAPNFRGSTGYGAEFVKMVERDWGEGPRLDCVAGINWLFDQGITSPERLFVVGGSYGGYMTLLLAGRHPELFRAAVDIFGPSNLFTFLESVPEDWKPMMDNWLGDPVRDRERLTKDSPITYLDQMVNPMLVIQGANDPRVVKAESDQIVAALQSKGLDVEYIVLDDEGHGFSRKTNEILVYRRMLEFLQKHQEKPALHV from the coding sequence ATGATTCAGTTCCCCAAACCGGATGTCGAGCAATATTTTCAGACGTACCGTATTTCGCATTTTGCCGTATCGGCAGACGAGAAACGTTTGTTCATGGACAGCAATCTGAACGGTCAGCCGAATATTTGGGCGATGGATTTGCCTGGAGGATACCCGTATCCTTTAACGTACTTGAATCAGAGCAGTCAATTTATCAAAGCAGACCCGCAAGGACGTCATCTGCTTACCGCGTTTGATCGGGATGGAGATGAGAACTATCATCTGTATGCACTTCCACCCGAGGGTGGTGTTCCACTGCCTGTGGTTCCGGCGGAAGCAAATGATCGCTGTTATTTCTCTGAGTTGTCCGAGGATGGACAGCGTCTCTATTATGTCACCAGCGCGGGTAATCCAAATTATCTTAATTCACGTCGCATCGATCTGGAGACAGGGGAAGATGAACTGTTATACAGTGGAGAAGAGGTTACGAGCAGCCTGGTTGCTGTAAGTCCTGACGAGAAGAGTTATGTCATTTTAAAAATGTACTCCAATACGTATCAGACGGCGCATCTGTATCGTAACAATGAAGAAATGGTGATTCTGCCAGCTTCAGAACGTTATAGTCAGGTATCTGATCTGATTTTTGCAGATGATAATCGTCTTCTGTTCATTACCAATGATGACTCCGCATACGCCTATGTGGCTGAATACCGTATTGATACCCGCGAATTCCGCTTATTGTGCAGAATCGAAGGGGAAGATGTGGAGTTCATCCGCTGGCATCAGGCTTCCGAGACCTTATATTTCTGGACACTTACAGGGCCAGAGAATCGTATGTACGTATTGGGCAAAAATGCCGATGAGCCTCGGCGCATAGAGATGCCGCTGGATACGATAGAGCAGGTGAACGTTACGAAGGCTGGCAATGTGTATATCCTCGGACGTGGAGCGATCCAACCGCATAACATTTATCGCAAAATAGCAGGTGCTGAGTCCTGGGAGCCGCTGACTGCCAATCGGGTAACCGGACTGGATCCAAGTGATCTCGTGTACCCTGACGTTATTCAGTATAACTCCTACGACGGACTGGAGATTGAAGCTCTCTTGTTCAAAGCAAAACCAGAGCAGGCCAATGGTTACACCGTATTTTGGCCTCATGGTGGGCCGCAAGCATCCGAAGCGAAGTTTTTTCGGCCGATGTTCCAGATGATGCTCGCTCAGGGCTATCATGTCTTTGCACCGAATTTCCGTGGCAGTACCGGATATGGTGCGGAATTCGTCAAGATGGTTGAGCGTGATTGGGGTGAGGGTCCAAGGCTGGACTGTGTTGCCGGGATCAACTGGTTGTTTGATCAGGGAATTACCTCGCCAGAGCGGTTGTTTGTGGTAGGTGGAAGTTACGGGGGATATATGACCCTGTTATTGGCAGGTCGCCATCCGGAGCTGTTCCGGGCTGCGGTGGATATTTTTGGGCCAAGTAACTTGTTCACATTCCTGGAATCCGTACCGGAAGACTGGAAGCCGATGATGGATAACTGGCTGGGTGATCCGGTCCGTGACCGCGAACGCTTAACGAAGGATTCACCGATTACGTATCTCGATCAGATGGTGAACCCAATGCTGGTCATTCAAGGTGCTAATGATCCAAGGGTCGTGAAGGCCGAATCCGATCAGATCGTGGCCGCGCTCCAGTCGAAGGGACTTGATGTGGAATACATCGTTTTGGATGATGAAGGTCATGGCTTCTCCAGGAAGACAAACGAGATTCTCGTGTACCGCCGGATGCTGGAGTTTTTGCAGAAACATCAGGAGAAACCGGCCTTGCACGTTTGA